In a single window of the Streptomyces sp. NBC_00353 genome:
- a CDS encoding SpoIIE family protein phosphatase — protein sequence MSTREDPAGCQDGSVAAQGARLVVDDHGVVVEWSSQAQALLGYSAEEVLGRRVAVLLTGLGEQTDPGASEVRKSAREPAVRHRSGQALAVGIQVWPIVGEGDAVWWSVLLTPAGGSGRLSIDSAVLRAVLTQSPLGLQVLDPDLRLMRFNTAAPGVRGLLGEEVIGRPIREVAPGVVDDALERMLRDVLDTGRPVIDVEHAGRPPSDPDHEHIYSVSLYRLQDRAGGVLGLLTASTDISERHRARAGLDLLLDASTRIGTTLDVGTTCEELVGVAVPSLADIAVVDIVDEVLQGMAPQPGPVSSHAVLRRAAFKSTEGEIASVAYRVGEVNLSYPRSFRDCLADLQPRLVQHLEIDSEWSIHDARRAELIRRTGAHSLMVVPLTARGVVLGLASFYRTTTPDPFEEDILALTADLGARAALCIDNARRYTRERTAALILRSNLLPEALPAQNAVEVALHHVSAAAGDWYDVIPLSGARVALVVGHVPGHGMHAAAAMGQLRTAINTLAAQDLAPDELLADLDDLVTGAAGHGAPATRTHPAREQAIGATCVYAVYDPISRRCTLARAGHPAPVIASPDGVVGIPDVPAGPALGNGRPPYETSELEIPEGSTLALFTNSLITSHDSDPQQGLTRLRRILGNPLPALQDTCDAIIRAQHPITHDNDVVLLLARTRALAADQVASWTLPNDPSVVTNARSLTSRQLATWGLQELDFTTQLLVSELVTNAIRYATGPVQQRLIRDRTLICEVTDDSSTAPHLRQADLADEGGRGLYLVAQLAGRWGTRFTARGKTIWAEQALP from the coding sequence ATGAGCACACGTGAGGACCCCGCCGGTTGCCAGGACGGGTCGGTTGCGGCGCAGGGCGCACGGCTGGTGGTGGATGACCACGGGGTCGTGGTCGAGTGGAGCTCGCAGGCCCAGGCCTTGCTCGGCTATTCGGCCGAGGAGGTGCTGGGGCGCCGGGTGGCGGTCCTGCTGACCGGGCTCGGTGAGCAGACGGATCCGGGGGCTTCCGAGGTGAGGAAGTCTGCCCGTGAGCCGGCCGTCCGCCATCGGTCCGGGCAGGCACTCGCGGTCGGCATCCAGGTGTGGCCCATAGTGGGTGAGGGCGATGCCGTGTGGTGGTCCGTGCTTCTGACCCCGGCGGGGGGTTCCGGTCGGCTGAGTATCGACAGCGCGGTATTGCGCGCGGTACTGACCCAGTCCCCGCTCGGCCTGCAGGTCCTTGATCCCGATCTGCGGCTCATGCGGTTCAACACCGCCGCGCCGGGTGTGCGCGGTCTGCTGGGCGAAGAGGTCATCGGCCGGCCGATTCGCGAAGTGGCACCGGGTGTGGTCGACGATGCGTTGGAGCGGATGCTGAGGGACGTCCTGGACACGGGTCGACCCGTGATCGACGTCGAGCATGCCGGGCGGCCACCCTCCGACCCCGATCACGAGCACATCTATTCCGTCTCGCTCTACCGTCTCCAGGACCGCGCCGGGGGCGTCCTCGGCCTGCTGACGGCATCGACCGACATCTCCGAGCGGCATCGGGCTCGCGCGGGCCTGGACCTGCTCCTCGACGCCAGCACCCGCATCGGCACCACCTTGGACGTGGGGACGACGTGCGAGGAACTGGTCGGGGTCGCGGTGCCGAGCCTGGCCGACATCGCCGTCGTGGACATCGTCGACGAAGTACTGCAGGGGATGGCTCCGCAACCCGGTCCGGTGAGCTCCCACGCCGTGCTGCGACGTGCGGCCTTCAAGTCCACCGAAGGGGAAATCGCATCGGTCGCCTACCGCGTCGGAGAGGTCAACCTCTCGTATCCCCGGTCCTTCCGGGACTGCCTGGCCGATCTGCAGCCCCGCCTCGTGCAGCACCTGGAGATCGACAGTGAGTGGTCCATACACGACGCCCGGCGCGCCGAGCTGATCCGCCGGACCGGGGCCCATTCGCTCATGGTCGTACCACTCACCGCCCGCGGGGTCGTCCTCGGCCTGGCCAGCTTCTACCGGACCACGACACCGGACCCGTTCGAGGAGGACATCCTCGCCCTCACGGCGGATCTCGGCGCCCGGGCCGCCCTGTGCATCGACAACGCGCGCCGGTACACCCGTGAACGCACCGCCGCCCTCATCCTGCGCTCCAACCTGCTGCCGGAGGCCCTGCCTGCCCAGAACGCCGTCGAAGTCGCCCTGCACCACGTGTCCGCCGCCGCAGGAGACTGGTACGACGTGATCCCGCTGTCCGGGGCGCGCGTGGCCCTCGTCGTCGGACACGTGCCAGGACACGGCATGCACGCCGCCGCCGCCATGGGCCAACTGCGCACCGCCATCAACACCCTGGCCGCCCAGGACCTGGCCCCCGACGAACTGCTCGCGGACCTCGACGACCTGGTGACGGGCGCCGCCGGCCACGGCGCGCCCGCGACCCGCACCCACCCGGCTCGCGAACAGGCGATCGGCGCAACCTGTGTGTACGCGGTCTACGACCCGATATCCCGGCGCTGCACGCTGGCACGCGCCGGCCATCCCGCCCCCGTCATCGCTTCCCCCGACGGCGTGGTGGGCATACCCGACGTTCCTGCCGGACCGGCACTGGGAAACGGCCGCCCGCCCTACGAAACGAGCGAGCTGGAAATCCCCGAGGGCAGCACCCTCGCCCTGTTCACCAACAGCCTCATCACATCCCACGACAGCGATCCGCAACAGGGTCTGACCCGACTGCGCCGCATCCTGGGCAACCCGCTCCCCGCACTCCAGGACACCTGCGACGCCATCATCCGTGCACAACACCCCATCACGCACGACAACGACGTCGTCCTGCTCCTGGCCCGCACCCGCGCCCTCGCCGCCGACCAGGTCGCGTCCTGGACCCTCCCCAACGACCCCTCCGTCGTCACCAACGCCCGCAGCCTCACCAGCCGGCAACTGGCCACCTGGGGGCTGCAGGAACTCGACTTCACCACCCAACTGTTGGTGAGCGAACTGGTCACCAACGCCATCCGCTACGCCACCGGACCCGTCCAGCAACGCCTGATCCGGGACCGGACCCTCATCTGCGAAGTCACCGACGACAGCAGCACAGCCCCCCACCTGCGCCAGGCGGATCTCGCCGACGAAGGTGGCCGCGGCCTGTACCTCGTCGCGCAACTGGCCGGCCGCTGGGGTACCCGCTTCACCGCCCGAGGAAAGACCATCTGGGCAGAACAGGCCCTGCCCTGA
- a CDS encoding peptidase S1, whose amino-acid sequence MNSRMLTVAAALTVAGLIGAGSATAAPGTVSGAGGNRIGTVRANGDAHAKEGGLSASWNLESSSIKQIALSGDRIGVLKANGDAYVKDGGLGATWVKEASNVKQIALSGNRIGVLKDNGDAYVKDGSLTAAWVHEAAKVKELELAGDRIGIVQGNGDAFVKDGGLSADWVYEGGDIVDIDLAGNRIGVFTGDGRAYVKDGSLKATYAKEGSDVIQLELSGDRIGILKDNGKTYVKDGGLSAAWAHEADNVIQIALSGNRIGILKGNGKTYVKDGSLTAAWVHQADNVTELALS is encoded by the coding sequence ATGAACTCCAGAATGCTCACCGTCGCCGCTGCACTGACCGTCGCAGGTCTCATCGGGGCCGGATCCGCCACGGCGGCGCCCGGAACGGTCTCGGGCGCCGGCGGCAACCGCATCGGAACGGTGCGTGCCAACGGCGACGCCCACGCCAAGGAGGGCGGCCTCAGCGCCAGCTGGAACCTGGAGAGCAGCAGCATCAAGCAGATCGCCCTCTCCGGCGACCGCATCGGCGTCCTCAAGGCCAACGGCGACGCGTACGTGAAGGACGGCGGCCTCGGCGCCACTTGGGTGAAGGAAGCCTCGAACGTCAAGCAGATCGCGCTCTCCGGCAACCGCATCGGCGTCCTCAAGGACAACGGCGACGCGTACGTGAAGGACGGCAGCCTCACCGCCGCCTGGGTCCACGAGGCCGCCAAGGTCAAGGAGCTGGAGCTGGCCGGCGACCGCATCGGCATCGTCCAGGGCAACGGCGACGCCTTCGTGAAGGACGGCGGCCTCAGCGCCGACTGGGTCTACGAGGGAGGCGACATCGTCGACATCGACCTGGCGGGCAACCGGATCGGGGTGTTCACGGGCGACGGCAGGGCGTACGTGAAGGACGGCAGCCTCAAGGCCACGTATGCGAAGGAAGGCAGCGACGTCATTCAGCTCGAACTCTCCGGCGACCGCATCGGCATCCTCAAGGACAACGGCAAGACGTACGTGAAGGACGGCGGCCTCAGCGCCGCCTGGGCCCACGAGGCGGACAACGTCATTCAGATCGCCCTCTCCGGCAACCGCATCGGCATCCTGAAGGGCAACGGCAAGACGTACGTGAAGGACGGCAGCCTGACCGCCGCCTGGGTCCACCAGGCGGACAACGTCACCGAGCTCGCCCTGTCCTGA
- a CDS encoding terpene synthase family protein, whose translation MIRTRPELWISLIFPAASQEHLDLFCQWLFWAFLVDDEFDDGPAGRDPHMCEEAIARLVDVLDGTSAPNGPMEHALDGLMARTCEGRSLRWVRQFRRDTVGWLWTYYAEAVDRAAGHVPSTADFVKHRRDSVAMQPFLDLHEITAGTDLPESARSLPAYIALRNAVADHSGLCNDICSFEKEAVLGYEHNTVRLIQRDRGGTLQEAVDEAGIWLARIADRVQRAEKELVEEIEAARIDGPARAALERCVQDYRGLVRGDFDYHARAERYTRPDLMEVDEQHSLSRNFAA comes from the coding sequence ATGATCCGGACGCGTCCGGAGCTCTGGATATCCCTGATATTCCCGGCGGCGTCGCAGGAACACCTCGATCTGTTCTGCCAGTGGCTCTTCTGGGCGTTCCTGGTGGACGACGAGTTCGACGACGGCCCGGCAGGCCGCGACCCGCACATGTGCGAGGAGGCCATCGCCCGACTGGTGGACGTGCTCGACGGAACCAGCGCGCCGAACGGCCCCATGGAGCACGCTCTCGACGGTCTGATGGCGCGGACCTGTGAGGGACGGTCGCTGCGCTGGGTCCGGCAGTTCCGCCGGGACACGGTCGGCTGGCTGTGGACGTACTACGCGGAGGCCGTCGACCGGGCCGCGGGCCATGTGCCGAGCACCGCCGACTTCGTGAAGCACCGCCGTGACTCGGTGGCCATGCAGCCGTTCCTCGACCTGCACGAGATCACTGCCGGAACAGATCTCCCGGAATCCGCCCGCTCCCTCCCCGCATATATCGCACTGCGCAATGCAGTGGCCGATCACTCGGGACTCTGCAACGACATCTGCTCATTCGAGAAAGAAGCCGTGCTCGGATACGAGCACAATACGGTCCGGCTCATTCAGCGGGACCGCGGCGGCACGCTCCAGGAGGCTGTCGACGAGGCCGGAATATGGCTGGCGAGGATCGCCGACCGGGTGCAGCGAGCGGAAAAGGAACTCGTCGAGGAGATAGAGGCCGCACGCATCGACGGTCCGGCACGCGCTGCCCTTGAGCGCTGCGTCCAGGACTACCGAGGGCTCGTCCGCGGAGACTTCGACTACCACGCGCGGGCGGAGCGGTACACCCGCCCCGACCTGATGGAAGTCGACGAACAGCACTCCCTGTCCCGGAACTTCGCTGCCTGA
- a CDS encoding EF-hand domain-containing protein encodes MADIESARKAFERYDLNGDGLISAAEYKSVMAQLGDPYVTEPVAQAVINSHDANGDGLLTFDEFWAAQNKG; translated from the coding sequence GTGGCGGACATCGAGTCGGCGCGCAAGGCATTCGAGCGGTACGACCTCAACGGCGACGGGCTGATTTCGGCTGCCGAGTACAAGAGCGTGATGGCTCAGCTGGGTGACCCCTACGTCACCGAGCCGGTGGCCCAGGCCGTCATCAACTCCCACGACGCGAACGGTGACGGTCTGCTCACCTTCGACGAGTTCTGGGCTGCCCAGAACAAGGGCTGA
- a CDS encoding GNAT family N-acetyltransferase, producing MTKDALARTLTAAAHGRFPAPDGGTTVVAQPNARDAGVLAFTAHSVVFTDEDPAWVRATLAATPGDPLAATMNPYFLGALLARTGRHMNTIDLLTVASALPGDPDIGLREIEDPEHPRVARAMKYRDEVRVWAADGGVLILGRGVAGRWETAIEVAEEARGRRLGERLARAARQLVPDTVVWAQQSPGNARSVRTFQAAGYRPVGSEALLIAG from the coding sequence TTGACGAAGGACGCACTGGCTCGGACCCTGACGGCTGCCGCGCACGGGCGCTTCCCCGCGCCGGACGGGGGCACGACGGTGGTGGCACAGCCGAACGCGCGGGACGCCGGGGTGCTGGCCTTCACCGCGCACTCGGTGGTGTTCACCGACGAGGATCCGGCATGGGTACGGGCCACGCTGGCCGCCACCCCCGGCGATCCGCTCGCCGCGACGATGAACCCGTACTTCCTGGGCGCACTGCTGGCCCGTACCGGACGGCACATGAACACCATCGATCTGCTGACGGTCGCGAGCGCGCTGCCGGGTGATCCCGACATCGGGCTCCGGGAGATCGAGGACCCGGAACATCCGCGGGTGGCACGGGCGATGAAGTACCGCGACGAGGTGCGGGTCTGGGCCGCCGACGGCGGTGTGCTGATTCTGGGCCGTGGGGTCGCCGGACGCTGGGAGACGGCGATCGAGGTGGCCGAGGAGGCGCGCGGCCGGCGGCTCGGGGAGCGGCTGGCGCGAGCGGCCCGCCAGTTGGTGCCGGACACGGTGGTCTGGGCGCAGCAGTCGCCGGGGAACGCCCGCAGCGTGCGGACGTTCCAGGCGGCGGGCTACCGGCCGGTGGGCTCGGAGGCGCTGCTGATCGCGGGCTGA
- a CDS encoding YVTN family beta-propeller repeat protein yields the protein MLSSTKRTAALLGGVLIAVLAGCGTPAEKGKAETADTEAAAPPVVPDNATSKRATPPGLAGMPPVLDPEDVYAADRAGMMSPVVKNFPARVYVPNTKSNTVSVIDPKTYKVIETIPVGHQPQHVVPSWDLKTLWVNNDLGDSLTAIDPATGKAGRTVAVSDPYNLYFTPNGKYAVVMASMDRQLVFRDAHTMKEARAVPVDCAGVNHADFSTDGRYFIVSCEFSGELLKVDTARMKVVGRQKLPLKGAMPQDVKLSPDGRTFYIADMIANGIWVLDGQKFTGPKLLRTGKGAHGLYVSRDSKEMYVTNRGEGSISIFDFAKKKLTKKWHLPNGGSPDMGGVSADGKVLWLSGRYNAEVYAIDTATGKQLARIPVGNGPHGLAVYPQPGRYSLGHTGVFR from the coding sequence ATGCTTTCCTCCACCAAGCGCACCGCGGCCCTGCTCGGGGGCGTACTCATCGCCGTACTCGCTGGCTGTGGCACCCCCGCCGAGAAGGGGAAGGCCGAGACCGCCGACACCGAGGCCGCCGCGCCGCCCGTCGTCCCGGACAACGCCACCTCGAAGCGCGCCACCCCGCCGGGGCTCGCCGGGATGCCGCCGGTGCTCGATCCCGAGGATGTGTACGCGGCCGACCGGGCCGGAATGATGTCACCGGTCGTCAAGAACTTCCCGGCGCGGGTGTACGTACCCAACACCAAGTCCAACACCGTGTCGGTCATCGACCCGAAGACGTACAAGGTCATCGAGACCATCCCGGTCGGCCACCAGCCGCAGCATGTCGTCCCGTCCTGGGACCTGAAGACGCTCTGGGTCAACAACGACCTCGGCGACAGCCTCACCGCCATCGACCCGGCCACCGGGAAGGCCGGGCGGACGGTCGCGGTCTCCGACCCGTACAACCTCTACTTCACGCCCAACGGCAAGTACGCCGTCGTGATGGCCTCGATGGACCGGCAGCTGGTCTTCCGCGACGCGCACACCATGAAGGAGGCCAGAGCCGTCCCGGTCGACTGCGCGGGCGTCAATCACGCCGACTTCTCCACGGACGGCCGGTACTTCATCGTCTCCTGCGAGTTCTCCGGTGAACTCCTCAAGGTCGACACGGCGAGGATGAAGGTCGTCGGCCGGCAGAAGCTGCCGCTCAAGGGCGCGATGCCGCAGGATGTGAAGCTGTCGCCGGACGGCCGGACGTTCTACATCGCGGACATGATCGCGAACGGCATCTGGGTGCTGGACGGGCAGAAGTTCACCGGCCCGAAGCTGCTGCGCACCGGCAAGGGCGCCCACGGTCTGTACGTCAGCCGCGACTCCAAGGAGATGTACGTCACCAACCGTGGTGAAGGCTCCATCTCCATCTTCGACTTCGCGAAGAAGAAACTGACGAAGAAGTGGCACCTGCCGAACGGCGGCAGCCCCGACATGGGCGGCGTGTCGGCGGACGGCAAGGTCCTCTGGCTGTCCGGGCGTTACAACGCCGAGGTGTACGCGATCGACACGGCCACCGGTAAGCAGCTCGCCCGGATCCCGGTGGGTAACGGACCTCATGGGCTCGCCGTCTATCCGCAGCCGGGCCGCTACTCGCTCGGCCACACCGGAGTCTTCCGCTGA
- a CDS encoding polysaccharide deacetylase family protein: MNASETSVHRRSALRAGAGAALVGALAAGCTEGHGAVATSTKTSAETPAGAPAQTTGTSDASTRPPHSAPAAHRFPGQPVQIDHGPRSRPRVALTFHGQGDPAIARAVLAEAERAHARVTVLAVGSWLDEHPEMARRILDGGHDLGNHTQSHVDISAMGEAAAYAEITGCAQRLRRLTGSIGTWFRPSRSRYATPLVQRLARRAGYPHVLSYDVDSLDFTSPGAAAVTRKVTGEIRNGSVVSLHFGYADTVAALPVLLAEIDRRQLRAVTTTELLT, from the coding sequence ATGAACGCCTCCGAGACATCGGTGCACCGCCGCAGCGCACTGCGCGCGGGCGCAGGGGCAGCCCTGGTCGGCGCCCTTGCGGCCGGATGTACGGAAGGGCACGGCGCTGTCGCCACTTCCACGAAGACCTCCGCCGAGACGCCCGCGGGCGCCCCCGCGCAGACCACCGGCACGAGCGACGCGAGCACGCGGCCCCCGCACTCCGCGCCCGCCGCGCACCGCTTCCCCGGGCAGCCGGTCCAGATCGACCACGGCCCTCGCAGCCGCCCCCGCGTCGCGCTGACCTTCCACGGCCAGGGTGACCCGGCCATCGCCCGGGCCGTGCTCGCCGAGGCGGAACGTGCCCACGCCCGGGTCACCGTCCTTGCCGTCGGCAGCTGGCTCGACGAGCACCCCGAGATGGCCCGCCGGATCCTCGACGGGGGGCACGACCTCGGCAACCACACCCAGAGCCATGTCGACATCTCGGCAATGGGCGAGGCGGCGGCGTACGCGGAGATCACCGGCTGCGCCCAGCGGCTGCGCCGGCTCACCGGCTCCATCGGAACGTGGTTCCGCCCCTCGCGCAGCCGGTACGCCACTCCGCTCGTCCAGCGCCTCGCGCGCCGGGCGGGCTACCCGCACGTCCTCTCGTACGACGTGGACTCCCTCGACTTCACCTCTCCCGGCGCTGCGGCCGTCACCCGCAAGGTCACCGGGGAGATCCGCAACGGATCGGTGGTGAGCCTGCACTTCGGCTACGCGGACACGGTTGCCGCACTGCCTGTCCTCCTCGCCGAAATCGACCGCCGACAACTGCGTGCGGTGACGACCACGGAGCTGCTGACCTGA
- a CDS encoding ATP-binding protein, whose product MMVCMAGLEGVEQPRQRGGATAARWMSAVEDEQAFKALELFGNPTEGEVRLPSRPESAATARRLTSCVVLRQWALSPQTAEHAVLLVSELVGNAVRHTGARVFGLRMLRRRGWIRIEVRDPSRGLPCLMPVQEMDISGRGLFLVDKLSDRWGVDLLPRGKTTWFEMRISDR is encoded by the coding sequence ATGATGGTGTGCATGGCGGGCCTGGAGGGTGTGGAACAGCCGCGACAGCGCGGCGGTGCGACTGCGGCACGCTGGATGTCGGCTGTCGAGGACGAACAGGCGTTCAAGGCGCTGGAGTTGTTCGGAAATCCGACGGAGGGCGAGGTCCGGCTGCCGTCCCGTCCGGAGTCCGCGGCGACCGCTCGTCGGCTCACCTCGTGCGTGGTTCTTCGTCAGTGGGCGCTTTCCCCGCAGACCGCCGAGCACGCCGTTCTGCTCGTTTCGGAACTCGTCGGCAACGCGGTACGGCACACCGGTGCCCGCGTCTTCGGGCTCCGGATGCTGCGCCGCCGCGGCTGGATCAGGATCGAGGTGCGCGACCCCTCGCGCGGCCTGCCGTGTCTCATGCCGGTCCAGGAGATGGACATCAGTGGCCGCGGCCTCTTCCTCGTCGACAAGCTCTCCGACCGGTGGGGGGTGGATCTGCTGCCGCGCGGCAAGACCACCTGGTTCGAGATGCGGATCTCCGACCGCTGA
- a CDS encoding enoyl-CoA hydratase/isomerase family protein, with translation MTVTLEASDGVGTIRLDRPPMNALDVATQDRLRELAEEATRRDDVRAVVLYGGEKVFAAGADIKEMQAMDHAAMVVRSKALQDSFTAVARIPKPVVAAVTGYALGGGCELALCADFRIAADNAKLGQPEIMLGLIPGAGGTQRLARLVGPSKAKDLIFTGRHVKAEEALTIGLVDRVVPAAEVYEQAHAWAARLAKGPALALRAAKESIDAGLETDIDTGLTIERNWFAGLFATEDRERGMRSFVEEGPGKAKFL, from the coding sequence ATGACGGTAACCCTCGAAGCAAGCGACGGTGTCGGCACGATCCGGCTGGACCGCCCGCCCATGAACGCCCTGGATGTCGCCACCCAGGACCGGTTGCGTGAACTCGCCGAGGAGGCGACCCGGCGCGACGATGTGCGCGCGGTCGTCCTCTACGGCGGCGAGAAGGTGTTCGCGGCGGGAGCGGACATCAAGGAGATGCAGGCCATGGACCACGCGGCGATGGTCGTACGGTCCAAGGCGCTGCAGGACTCCTTCACCGCGGTGGCGCGGATCCCCAAGCCGGTCGTCGCCGCGGTCACCGGCTATGCGCTCGGTGGCGGCTGCGAACTGGCGCTCTGCGCCGACTTCCGGATCGCCGCCGACAACGCCAAGCTGGGCCAGCCCGAGATCATGCTCGGTCTGATCCCCGGTGCGGGCGGCACCCAGCGGCTGGCCCGGCTGGTCGGCCCGTCCAAGGCCAAGGACCTGATCTTCACCGGCCGCCACGTGAAGGCCGAGGAGGCCCTGACGATCGGTCTGGTGGACCGGGTGGTGCCGGCGGCCGAGGTGTACGAGCAGGCGCACGCCTGGGCCGCGCGGCTGGCCAAGGGGCCTGCCCTGGCACTGCGCGCCGCGAAGGAGTCCATCGACGCGGGGCTGGAGACCGACATCGACACCGGGCTCACGATCGAGCGGAACTGGTTCGCCGGTCTGTTCGCCACGGAGGACCGTGAGCGCGGCATGCGCAGCTTTGTCGAAGAGGGTCCGGGCAAGGCCAAGTTCCTCTGA
- a CDS encoding L,D-transpeptidase — MNGQPISGASVGANGRRRGRGTTGLLALVLGALLLLVTACGGGDTDAGSKGKNTGGGKNEDTTASQAVVTVAPKDGADSVATSGALKISAEQGKLTTVKVADPKGVEVEGEIAADGTSWEPGQHLAAATKYSVHAIAKDSKGRQSAKDTTFTTLVPKNTFIGQYTPEDGSTVGVGMPVSIHFTRGITDPDAVEKAIEVTAEPSVPVEGHWFGNDRLDFRPENYWAAGTKVTVKLNLDGVEGRPGVYGKQAKTISFTIGRRQVSTVDASTHRMKVVRDGKQLRNIPISAGAPATTTYNGQMVISEKLKVTRMNGDTVGFGGEYDIKDVPNAMRLSTSGTFIHGNYWGGPGVFGSTNTSHGCVGLQDVRGGWSKTTPAAWFFNHSIIGDVVVVKNSQDKTIQPDNGLNGWNMSWAEWTK, encoded by the coding sequence TTGAACGGGCAGCCGATATCGGGGGCATCGGTCGGGGCGAACGGCAGGCGACGTGGTCGGGGGACCACCGGACTGCTGGCTCTGGTACTGGGAGCGCTGCTGTTGCTGGTGACGGCCTGCGGTGGGGGAGACACCGATGCCGGGAGCAAGGGCAAGAACACCGGTGGGGGCAAGAACGAGGACACCACCGCCTCGCAGGCGGTGGTGACCGTCGCGCCGAAGGACGGCGCCGACTCCGTCGCCACCAGCGGGGCACTGAAGATCTCCGCCGAGCAGGGCAAGCTGACCACGGTCAAGGTCGCCGACCCCAAGGGCGTCGAGGTCGAGGGCGAGATCGCGGCGGACGGCACGAGCTGGGAGCCCGGGCAGCACCTGGCCGCGGCGACGAAGTACAGCGTCCACGCGATCGCCAAGGACTCGAAGGGCCGTCAGTCGGCGAAGGACACCACCTTCACCACACTGGTCCCGAAGAACACCTTCATCGGGCAGTACACGCCGGAGGACGGCTCCACGGTGGGCGTCGGCATGCCGGTCTCGATCCACTTCACTCGCGGCATCACCGACCCGGACGCCGTCGAGAAGGCCATCGAGGTGACGGCGGAGCCGTCCGTCCCCGTCGAGGGCCACTGGTTCGGCAACGACCGTCTCGACTTCCGCCCCGAGAACTACTGGGCGGCGGGCACCAAGGTGACCGTGAAGCTCAACCTCGACGGGGTCGAGGGACGCCCGGGGGTCTACGGCAAGCAGGCCAAGACGATCTCGTTCACCATCGGCCGCCGCCAGGTCAGCACTGTCGACGCGAGCACGCACCGCATGAAGGTCGTCCGCGACGGCAAGCAGCTCAGGAACATCCCGATCTCCGCGGGCGCCCCGGCGACCACCACGTACAACGGACAGATGGTCATCAGTGAGAAGCTCAAGGTGACCCGGATGAACGGCGACACCGTCGGATTCGGCGGCGAGTACGACATCAAGGACGTGCCGAACGCGATGCGGCTGTCCACGTCGGGCACGTTCATCCACGGCAACTACTGGGGCGGGCCCGGCGTGTTCGGCTCGACCAACACCAGCCACGGCTGCGTCGGTCTGCAGGACGTACGCGGTGGCTGGAGCAAGACGACCCCGGCGGCCTGGTTCTTCAACCACTCGATCATCGGCGACGTCGTGGTCGTGAAGAACTCCCAGGACAAGACGATCCAGCCGGACAACGGTCTCAACGGCTGGAACATGAGCTGGGCGGAGTGGACCAAGTAG